A DNA window from Hordeum vulgare subsp. vulgare chromosome 1H, MorexV3_pseudomolecules_assembly, whole genome shotgun sequence contains the following coding sequences:
- the LOC123407199 gene encoding uncharacterized protein LOC123407199 yields MRSRELSSKASGQHARSHSTCQIQQKEEEQLYDVLNKAIEKHFSAQATQRTPFDPMRFKKYTERARGVLDLACKATFFVYGSAFLFGITGVDRMLGFPRKVNEDKNVGLDRGSQ; encoded by the exons ATGCGCTCCCGCGAGCTCTCCAGCAAGGCCTCCGGCCAG CATGCTCGTTCACACTCTACATGCCAGAtccagcagaaggaggaggagcagctgtATGATGTGTTGAACAAGGCTATTGAGAAGCATTTTTCTGCACAAGCCACTCAAAGAACACCATTTGACCCTAT GCGCTTTAAGAAGTACACAGAAAGGGCTCGTGGTGTACTAGATTTGGCTTGCAAGGCGACATTTTTTGTTTATGGTAGTGCTTTTCTGTTTGGTATCACTGGCGTAGACAGGATGTTGGGGTTCCCAAGGAAGGTCAATGAAGACAAAAATGTTGGACTTGACAGGGGAAGTCAGTGA